One Sulfolobus sp. S-194 DNA segment encodes these proteins:
- a CDS encoding diphthine--ammonia ligase, translated as MKICTLFSGGKDSTYSLHWAVFKGFEILCLITLLPKREYSWMFQVPNVELTKYQAEVLGVPVLQIPTSGEKDKELEDLKLAFKKAKGLGAHGIVTGALLSDYQRLNINIIAEEVGLRTYSPLWRKKQDEYLRELVEEGFKFIITSATAYGFPFELLGKIITEKDVEVIIERARKFGFNPAFEGGEAETFVVYAPLFKRELKIEGYKKKISEYEWRFIITHIH; from the coding sequence ATGAAAATTTGTACATTATTTTCTGGAGGTAAAGATAGTACGTATTCCTTACATTGGGCTGTATTCAAGGGTTTCGAAATCTTGTGTCTTATCACTCTTCTTCCAAAGAGAGAGTATTCATGGATGTTTCAAGTTCCTAATGTTGAACTTACTAAATACCAAGCAGAAGTTCTTGGAGTCCCCGTTTTACAAATTCCTACTTCTGGAGAAAAAGATAAAGAACTAGAAGACTTAAAATTAGCATTTAAAAAAGCAAAGGGGCTTGGTGCTCATGGGATTGTGACTGGTGCATTACTTTCAGATTACCAAAGGCTAAATATTAACATAATAGCAGAAGAAGTAGGATTAAGAACATATTCTCCTTTATGGAGAAAAAAGCAAGATGAATATCTTAGAGAACTTGTTGAAGAGGGATTTAAATTTATAATAACTTCAGCAACAGCGTACGGTTTTCCCTTTGAGTTGCTAGGAAAAATTATAACTGAAAAAGATGTTGAGGTCATTATTGAAAGAGCCAGAAAATTTGGATTTAACCCAGCATTTGAAGGAGGAGAAGCTGAGACTTTTGTAGTTTACGCGCCATTGTTCAAAAGAGAATTAAAGATTGAAGGTTATAAAAAGAAAATAAGTGAATACGAGTGGAGATTTATAATAACACATATACATTAA
- a CDS encoding amidohydrolase, whose protein sequence is MEIYNNTYTLKNCRFIVNYDSIIENSNIVIQDGIIKNIGKEVEGDEIDCSDFIVIPGLVNAHTHTPMSILRGYYDDAELSEWLNKMWEFEKNFDRKLMRLGSEISILEMLINGTTAFVDMYFNPLDVKELAEIYKIRAFAGFTFLDSLNDPYFIDKLQRNLTPTIYFKPIINVHSIYAVSENTLKLAKQLQEELNEWVHIHVSETRKEIYEIKKKYGVFPIEYLNKLGLLNRKIQLVHVGWISSWEIDLLKNVTVTYCPTSNMKLATGSAFPLYDMFNKGVNITLGTDGPASNNSLDLFIEMKYGVLLQRQMYWNTDVKAWHLFKIATLNGYKLLDLPGGYVKEGNIADLVLLDKNKIYPLFRDRLLSHLVYYVTGNLVKGIIVNGVLRLRKELENLLLEKITQIYELLNS, encoded by the coding sequence GTGGAGATTTATAATAACACATATACATTAAAAAATTGCAGATTTATTGTAAACTATGATTCTATCATAGAAAACAGCAATATTGTAATTCAAGATGGAATTATTAAAAATATAGGAAAAGAAGTTGAAGGAGATGAAATCGATTGTAGTGACTTTATAGTTATACCCGGATTGGTAAATGCACATACTCATACGCCAATGAGTATATTAAGAGGATATTATGATGATGCAGAATTAAGTGAATGGTTAAATAAGATGTGGGAGTTTGAGAAAAATTTTGATAGAAAACTAATGAGATTAGGTTCTGAAATTTCCATACTTGAGATGCTAATTAACGGAACTACAGCGTTTGTAGACATGTATTTTAATCCTCTAGATGTTAAAGAATTAGCAGAAATATACAAAATAAGAGCTTTTGCGGGATTCACATTTCTTGACTCCTTAAATGATCCTTACTTTATTGATAAACTTCAAAGAAATTTAACCCCTACAATATATTTTAAACCTATAATAAATGTACATAGTATATATGCCGTAAGTGAAAATACATTAAAGTTAGCAAAACAATTACAAGAAGAATTAAATGAATGGGTTCATATTCATGTATCTGAAACCAGAAAAGAAATATATGAGATAAAGAAGAAATATGGTGTATTCCCAATAGAGTATTTAAACAAGCTAGGTCTATTAAACAGAAAAATTCAATTAGTACATGTAGGCTGGATATCTAGTTGGGAGATTGACCTTCTTAAAAACGTCACAGTAACATATTGCCCTACATCTAATATGAAATTAGCGACAGGTAGCGCATTCCCCTTATACGATATGTTTAATAAGGGAGTAAATATAACTCTAGGAACTGACGGACCTGCAAGTAATAATTCTTTAGATCTATTCATAGAAATGAAATATGGAGTTCTACTTCAAAGACAAATGTACTGGAACACTGACGTTAAAGCATGGCATTTATTTAAAATAGCTACATTAAATGGATACAAACTCTTGGATTTACCAGGTGGATACGTAAAAGAAGGAAATATAGCTGATCTTGTTTTATTGGATAAAAACAAAATATATCCTCTTTTTAGAGATAGACTATTATCACACTTAGTATATTACGTCACTGGGAATCTTGTTAAAGGCATAATAGTAAACGGAGTACTAAGATTGAGAAAAGAACTAGAAAATCTTCTATTGGAAAAAATCACACAGATCTATGAACTACTAAATTCTTGA
- the lrs14 gene encoding HTH-type transcriptional regulator Lrs14, translating into MSQTQISGTRIKLPSGKDAGLVDILSFCYGLSETDVQVLIALAKSEARGTEDLESDLKLSKASINRSLNKLLEMGLVMRIKEPGNKAGRPRYLYKTRDYNELKQKILSDIKDCAEKMAQLVDQEFSSS; encoded by the coding sequence ATGTCTCAAACTCAGATTAGTGGGACAAGAATAAAATTACCCTCTGGAAAGGATGCGGGATTGGTGGATATTCTGTCATTTTGCTATGGCTTGTCAGAGACGGATGTACAAGTATTAATAGCTTTAGCAAAATCTGAGGCAAGGGGAACCGAAGATTTAGAATCTGATTTAAAGTTATCTAAAGCATCAATCAATAGGAGCTTAAATAAGCTCTTGGAAATGGGTTTAGTGATGAGGATAAAGGAACCTGGTAATAAGGCTGGCAGGCCAAGGTATCTTTATAAAACAAGAGATTATAATGAGTTGAAACAGAAAATTTTAAGTGATATTAAAGATTGTGCTGAAAAGATGGCACAGTTAGTGGATCAAGAATTTAGTAGTTCATAG
- a CDS encoding AbrB/MazE/SpoVT family DNA-binding domain-containing protein, whose product MAVEEIVKVSRNYQVTIPAKIRQKFQIKEGDLVKVVFDENENVIKIQVLREPWK is encoded by the coding sequence ATGGCTGTCGAAGAAATAGTTAAAGTATCAAGAAACTACCAAGTTACCATACCAGCTAAAATAAGGCAAAAGTTTCAAATAAAAGAAGGAGATCTTGTAAAGGTAGTTTTCGATGAGAATGAAAACGTAATTAAAATTCAAGTATTAAGAGAACCATGGAAGTAA
- a CDS encoding TatD family hydrolase: MLIDVHAHIDVKDFDKDRDQILKKCNIIVVNAGVDLGSNLKSLELEKKYNNVIAAVGFHPEFVKDKIHELENCLELVKKAKIISEVGLDYFWIKEDELRRKEIEILSRFLEIGEKEQKPLIIHVRGGFNDLVNILSSYKVKFVIHAFEGSIKNARKVIELGGLISMPPILLRDKTRQEIIKNLDLEYILTETDSPFMAHEKMIRNEPCNVKLTIEKIAQLKNIDIQEVEKKIENNFKKLLHL; the protein is encoded by the coding sequence ATGTTAATAGATGTACATGCTCACATAGATGTTAAGGATTTTGATAAAGACAGAGATCAAATACTAAAAAAATGTAACATAATAGTAGTAAATGCTGGAGTAGATTTAGGAAGTAATCTAAAATCACTCGAATTAGAAAAAAAGTACAATAATGTTATAGCAGCAGTAGGGTTTCACCCAGAATTTGTTAAAGATAAAATACACGAATTAGAGAATTGTTTAGAACTTGTTAAAAAGGCAAAAATAATTAGTGAAGTAGGATTAGATTATTTTTGGATAAAAGAAGATGAACTAAGAAGAAAAGAAATAGAAATCTTATCTAGATTTTTAGAGATAGGTGAAAAAGAGCAAAAACCATTAATTATACATGTCAGAGGAGGATTTAACGACCTCGTTAATATTTTATCATCATATAAGGTTAAGTTTGTCATTCATGCATTTGAAGGAAGTATAAAAAATGCAAGAAAAGTTATTGAATTAGGCGGTTTAATTTCTATGCCTCCTATCCTTTTAAGAGATAAAACACGACAAGAGATAATAAAAAATTTGGACTTAGAATACATTTTAACTGAAACAGATTCACCTTTTATGGCTCATGAGAAAATGATCAGAAACGAACCATGTAATGTAAAATTAACAATAGAGAAGATTGCACAATTAAAAAATATTGATATTCAAGAAGTAGAGAAAAAAATAGAAAATAACTTTAAAAAATTACTTCATTTATGA
- a CDS encoding oxidase, whose amino-acid sequence MKKETWEWIWTGFAILLLAIVVVTTLPQVFTVGGTSTVFSADIPSNTPTSMVIQTTVYAEEYVFMVEEHGGGIDSELVLPNGTILPYYYNLMVIHPGQYLNMTMYAVMGKTATENMYIPVYNSKYVVDTQIVPGLTQYAVWYAGTASGSSIAEGAYAFLDGEYNGPWFSYDVGEILVIPASGYFSPSDINSYISSSNAAHSNGLIGDPYNPPIIVVSGSSPVLYAVSDKYAAFNDSIPGPTFVINANSTATLKLYIPTPDNDHNWLDNYTASGTPEPMTGLYVGVYAVWWNGTITPVAYQMLNSSTYNTYMTFTFKANAPAYVYGIIYPAYYVYNLDGMSNLLTGEQAGYLMSLWGTILVEG is encoded by the coding sequence ATGAAGAAAGAAACTTGGGAATGGATTTGGACTGGATTTGCAATTTTACTTTTAGCAATAGTTGTAGTTACAACTTTACCTCAGGTATTTACTGTAGGAGGTACTTCTACTGTTTTTTCTGCTGATATTCCATCAAACACTCCCACTTCAATGGTGATACAAACTACTGTATATGCTGAAGAATACGTATTTATGGTTGAAGAACACGGAGGAGGTATAGATTCAGAATTAGTATTACCAAATGGTACAATTTTACCATACTACTATAATCTCATGGTAATTCATCCTGGTCAGTATTTGAATATGACAATGTATGCTGTTATGGGTAAGACTGCAACTGAAAACATGTATATACCGGTTTATAATTCCAAGTATGTTGTAGATACCCAAATAGTACCTGGGCTAACTCAATATGCTGTATGGTATGCAGGAACTGCAAGTGGTTCATCAATTGCTGAAGGTGCATATGCATTCTTAGATGGTGAATATAATGGTCCGTGGTTCTCTTATGATGTAGGTGAAATATTAGTTATTCCAGCAAGTGGTTATTTCTCACCTAGTGACATAAACAGTTACATTAGCTCTTCAAATGCTGCACACTCTAACGGTTTAATCGGTGACCCCTATAATCCGCCAATAATAGTAGTCTCAGGTTCCTCACCAGTGTTATATGCGGTCTCCGATAAATATGCTGCATTTAATGATTCAATACCCGGTCCAACATTTGTAATAAATGCTAATTCAACCGCTACATTAAAACTATATATACCAACTCCAGATAATGATCATAATTGGCTAGATAATTATACCGCTAGTGGAACTCCAGAACCAATGACTGGTCTGTATGTGGGTGTCTATGCAGTTTGGTGGAATGGTACAATAACTCCAGTAGCATATCAAATGCTTAATTCATCAACATATAATACTTATATGACATTCACATTTAAGGCAAATGCGCCAGCATATGTTTATGGAATTATTTATCCAGCATACTACGTATATAACTTAGACGGAATGTCTAATCTGCTAACTGGTGAACAAGCAGGTTATTTAATGTCTCTATGGGGAACAATTCTGGTTGAAGGGTGA
- a CDS encoding cbb3-type cytochrome c oxidase subunit I, whose protein sequence is MGLKDIIVALFQLDKDWTTRIVMGMLVLGVIWGLLGVIDSLMVRIQETMWSTYGVLPFTPQEYYAGITLHAERDLFGFAQQVIYAIIIYFTIKLLNLQPRAKWLLNLAFVLLNISMMFMEGPILIVTAQGFDNYFSATSWYYLSPIGIPNYSLYVASPLFFIGWILNDAFVYLAGIWIVYHYYLASKQIKEKLPVPLVFFLMIILLFMIGYSGVTVADVWDILAFTGVVGLNVIANQIAFWIFGHAVVYMAWLPAVAAMYLLIPTLANKPLYSDRMGRIAAVLYLIFSNNIPIHHLYMVNLPIALKVLQEIITYAVTVPTFMTFLNLWATAKGANVSWNVITAFTATGFAGSILAGVTGISNATISFDAVVHNTMWVVGHFHAMILLGIVPEAMAVLYFMLPMMTGRSWYSIKAAWVHFWGYLIGSIFLVIGFELLGLDGILRRAEIVPRVPYIIDAENLATVGAIIAELATLVWFLNLVMSLVKGRVLKAEGLSLGQLINTVAMQLDWSNSGFSLRGIEIKLNHSRLSKKAIAGWWGIAIFGAILIIISAIPLVLVGDASNPADPLEWAWISLLTIGIILSAIGALKGAKTV, encoded by the coding sequence GTGGGACTTAAGGATATTATAGTTGCATTATTCCAATTAGATAAGGATTGGACTACAAGAATTGTTATGGGAATGTTAGTTTTAGGTGTAATATGGGGCTTATTAGGTGTTATTGATTCATTAATGGTTAGAATACAAGAAACGATGTGGAGTACGTATGGTGTTTTACCGTTTACTCCACAAGAGTACTATGCAGGAATAACACTACATGCTGAAAGAGACCTATTTGGTTTTGCGCAACAAGTAATTTATGCAATAATAATTTACTTTACCATAAAATTACTTAATCTTCAACCAAGAGCCAAATGGCTATTAAATCTAGCTTTTGTACTGTTAAATATTTCAATGATGTTTATGGAGGGACCAATACTAATTGTAACTGCTCAAGGTTTTGATAATTACTTCTCAGCAACTTCTTGGTATTATCTCTCACCAATTGGAATTCCGAACTATTCATTATACGTAGCTAGCCCCTTATTCTTCATAGGTTGGATATTAAATGATGCATTCGTTTATTTAGCAGGTATTTGGATAGTTTATCACTATTACTTAGCATCAAAACAAATTAAAGAAAAATTGCCAGTACCATTAGTCTTCTTCTTAATGATTATTTTACTCTTCATGATTGGGTATTCTGGCGTTACTGTTGCTGATGTTTGGGATATATTAGCTTTCACTGGTGTTGTTGGATTAAATGTAATTGCTAACCAAATTGCATTCTGGATATTTGGTCATGCAGTAGTTTATATGGCATGGTTACCAGCTGTGGCTGCAATGTATTTATTAATTCCAACTTTAGCTAACAAACCACTTTATAGTGATAGAATGGGAAGAATTGCCGCAGTACTTTACTTAATATTCTCCAACAATATACCAATTCATCACTTGTATATGGTCAACCTACCGATTGCATTAAAGGTATTACAAGAGATAATAACCTACGCTGTAACAGTACCAACATTTATGACATTCCTTAACTTATGGGCTACTGCTAAGGGAGCTAATGTTTCATGGAATGTAATTACAGCTTTTACCGCTACTGGGTTTGCTGGGTCAATATTAGCTGGTGTTACTGGTATTTCAAATGCAACAATTTCCTTTGATGCAGTAGTTCATAATACCATGTGGGTAGTTGGACACTTCCACGCTATGATATTATTAGGTATTGTTCCAGAAGCCATGGCAGTACTGTACTTCATGCTACCAATGATGACTGGTAGGAGCTGGTATTCGATAAAGGCTGCATGGGTTCACTTCTGGGGCTATTTGATAGGATCTATATTCCTAGTTATAGGTTTTGAATTACTAGGTCTAGATGGAATATTAAGAAGGGCTGAAATAGTTCCTAGAGTTCCATATATAATAGATGCTGAGAATTTGGCTACTGTTGGAGCAATCATTGCTGAACTAGCCACACTAGTTTGGTTCTTAAACTTAGTAATGTCGCTAGTAAAAGGTAGAGTATTAAAGGCTGAGGGTTTATCATTAGGTCAACTGATTAATACTGTAGCAATGCAACTAGATTGGTCTAATTCTGGATTTAGCTTAAGAGGCATAGAAATAAAATTAAATCATTCAAGGCTAAGTAAAAAGGCTATTGCTGGATGGTGGGGAATTGCAATATTCGGTGCTATCCTAATAATCATAAGTGCTATTCCACTAGTTCTAGTTGGTGATGCCTCTAATCCAGCTGACCCCTTAGAATGGGCATGGATCTCTTTGCTTACTATAGGTATAATTTTATCTGCAATAGGTGCATTAAAAGGGGCTAAGACAGTTTAA
- a CDS encoding HAD family hydrolase, which produces MNKGIIFDLDGTLANTAFIHKEAWEIALSKLGISTDIQIETLLGRKTAEIAKILAKDKWKELMSVKNNVYLDLVKRKAKGTSCSKEIIQKAKELGYRTAIVTSSNTISAKEVLNTIGISVDLVITSDDVINGKPDPEGILLAISKLDLNPRLSIGIGDTEVDAIAFKKARLGKIYLVRSEVPINVEKLTSLGIKIVSSLCEIMNELNS; this is translated from the coding sequence ATGAATAAAGGTATAATTTTTGATCTAGATGGTACTTTAGCTAATACGGCTTTTATTCATAAAGAAGCATGGGAAATAGCACTATCTAAACTTGGTATAAGTACAGATATACAAATAGAGACTTTGTTAGGAAGAAAAACTGCTGAAATAGCAAAAATTTTAGCTAAAGACAAATGGAAGGAGTTGATGAGTGTAAAAAACAACGTCTATCTGGATTTGGTTAAGAGAAAGGCTAAAGGAACAAGTTGCTCAAAAGAAATAATACAAAAAGCTAAAGAACTCGGATATAGGACTGCTATAGTTACCTCATCTAATACTATATCAGCGAAAGAGGTTCTAAACACTATCGGAATTTCAGTAGATTTAGTTATAACTTCTGATGATGTGATAAACGGTAAACCAGACCCTGAAGGGATACTATTGGCAATAAGTAAATTAGACCTTAATCCAAGGCTATCAATAGGAATAGGAGATACTGAAGTTGATGCAATAGCCTTTAAAAAAGCAAGATTAGGCAAAATATATCTAGTAAGATCGGAAGTACCTATTAATGTTGAGAAGTTAACAAGTCTAGGGATAAAAATAGTGAGCTCTTTATGCGAAATTATGAATGAGTTAAACTCATAA
- a CDS encoding zinc-binding dehydrogenase, translated as MRAAVLFNYKEPLKIEEVEIEDPKENEVMVQVVATGLCHSDVNVFVGATPVPPPVVAGHEIAGIVKKVGSGVTRVKPGDRVISAFIHPCGKCRNCISGHENLCETFSSVRLKGTMFDGTTRLRLKNGTAVRTFLGGGFAEYAIVHENALTVVPQDMDLQKVAVLGCAGITGYGAVDSAKIEPGETVAVVGVGGVGLSIIQLLKASGAGRIIALGTKKWKLEKAMELGATDIINTKETDPIKALKDITGGGPDVVIEAGGTQETVQMAIESVRIGGRVVLVGLPPVSAQIPLRIAVIVRNGITIIGNYGGRPRIDMPRLLQLVRSGKYDPSKLVTGKYRLEEINEAVKLLEQGEAIRSLIIP; from the coding sequence ATGAGAGCAGCAGTATTATTTAACTATAAGGAACCATTAAAAATTGAGGAAGTAGAAATAGAGGATCCTAAAGAAAACGAGGTTATGGTGCAAGTAGTCGCAACTGGATTATGCCATTCAGATGTTAATGTATTTGTTGGAGCGACACCGGTACCGCCACCGGTAGTTGCTGGGCATGAAATAGCTGGAATTGTAAAGAAAGTAGGTTCTGGTGTGACTAGAGTGAAACCCGGTGATAGAGTAATCTCTGCATTTATTCATCCTTGTGGGAAATGCAGAAACTGTATATCTGGACATGAAAATCTTTGCGAAACATTTTCTTCTGTAAGATTAAAAGGTACAATGTTTGATGGTACTACCAGGTTAAGATTAAAAAATGGTACAGCAGTTAGGACATTTCTTGGAGGAGGATTTGCTGAATATGCAATAGTTCATGAAAATGCATTAACAGTTGTTCCTCAAGACATGGATTTACAAAAGGTGGCAGTATTAGGTTGCGCAGGAATTACCGGGTATGGTGCAGTAGACTCAGCTAAAATTGAACCAGGTGAAACAGTAGCAGTTGTTGGAGTAGGTGGTGTTGGTCTTTCAATCATTCAGTTACTTAAAGCAAGTGGAGCTGGGAGAATAATTGCCTTAGGAACAAAGAAATGGAAACTTGAAAAAGCCATGGAGTTAGGTGCAACCGATATTATAAATACAAAAGAAACAGACCCCATTAAAGCATTAAAGGACATTACTGGTGGAGGGCCGGATGTAGTTATAGAGGCTGGTGGGACGCAAGAAACAGTTCAAATGGCAATAGAAAGTGTGAGAATTGGTGGAAGAGTTGTCTTAGTAGGACTACCACCAGTTTCAGCACAGATTCCATTAAGAATAGCAGTGATTGTAAGAAATGGAATAACTATAATTGGAAATTATGGGGGTAGACCTAGGATAGATATGCCCAGATTATTACAGTTAGTAAGATCTGGAAAATATGATCCGAGTAAATTAGTTACGGGTAAATATAGATTAGAGGAGATAAATGAGGCAGTAAAACTATTAGAGCAAGGAGAGGCAATAAGAAGTTTGATAATTCCATGA
- a CDS encoding glycosyltransferase 4 family protein → MNLATIIISAIIGYLVTYISTKWVINIAKSRGFVGKDINKPDKPEIPVLGGVSIVAGFIAGAFTFLLFSHDSPRSEIIEKVIVSILLSSLLIGYLGILDDIFNLRQSIRAFLPIFASVPLILYSSGHSIISIPFLGQVNFGIFFYLIILPAVLTITANAFNMLEGLNGLGAGMGLIMASALAYIGLRSDGPTFYAGVMALILAFVLFSFLLFNKYPAKIFPGNIGTYFIGSVIGSIGIAGYMYTALFFLYIPYAIEFFLKARTKFKGVSFGKISSDGYLYWDDKPNSLTHVVMKLGKFKEYQIVAILWGIELIFAILAIIFQEIVIKI, encoded by the coding sequence ATGAATCTGGCAACAATTATTATCTCAGCGATAATAGGGTATCTTGTTACTTATATATCAACTAAGTGGGTTATTAATATAGCAAAAAGTAGAGGGTTTGTAGGAAAAGATATAAACAAGCCAGATAAACCAGAGATTCCAGTATTAGGAGGGGTAAGTATAGTTGCTGGTTTTATTGCAGGGGCATTTACTTTTCTCTTGTTTTCTCATGATTCTCCAAGGTCAGAAATAATAGAAAAAGTAATCGTTTCAATCCTATTATCTTCACTTTTAATAGGTTATCTAGGTATTCTAGATGATATATTTAACTTAAGGCAATCAATAAGAGCTTTTCTACCTATATTTGCTTCTGTTCCACTAATATTATATAGTTCTGGGCACTCTATTATCTCTATACCATTCTTAGGGCAAGTAAACTTCGGAATATTTTTTTACCTCATTATCCTACCTGCTGTATTAACAATAACAGCTAATGCGTTTAACATGCTTGAGGGACTTAACGGTTTAGGTGCTGGTATGGGGTTAATTATGGCTTCAGCTTTAGCTTACATAGGGTTAAGATCAGATGGTCCTACATTTTATGCTGGTGTAATGGCTTTAATCTTAGCATTTGTTCTCTTTTCTTTTCTCCTATTTAACAAATACCCTGCAAAGATATTTCCAGGCAATATAGGAACCTATTTTATAGGCTCAGTTATAGGCTCAATTGGTATAGCTGGTTATATGTATACTGCATTATTCTTCCTTTATATTCCATATGCTATAGAATTCTTTTTAAAAGCTAGAACAAAATTTAAGGGAGTATCATTTGGTAAGATATCTTCTGATGGTTATCTTTATTGGGATGATAAACCTAACTCACTAACTCATGTGGTTATGAAATTAGGAAAATTCAAAGAATATCAAATAGTTGCAATATTATGGGGAATTGAATTAATATTTGCAATATTAGCAATAATCTTCCAAGAGATAGTCATAAAGATATAA
- the gds gene encoding geranylgeranyl diphosphate synthase — translation MSFEDYFSKIVKNVNINIEKYIKGDIKELYEASFYLFKAGGKRLRPLILVLSADLLGGDLNRAYLAGASVEVLHTFTLIHDDIMDEDTTRRGMPTVHVKWGIPMAILAGDLLHAKAFEILNDAFRGMSSNKITRAFEIFTKTIIIISEGQALDMQFEDKVTVSEEEYLDMIKRKTAILFSSSAALGGLIAADDEKEIQVLADYGLNLGISFQIVDDILGLTADEKELGKPIYSDIREGKKTILVIKTMKEASEDEKKILLKVLGNKTASKDELTTAAEIIRKYSLEYAYNRAEEYARKAIEALESIDWKNNEAGKALKYLAEFTVKRRK, via the coding sequence ATGAGTTTTGAAGATTATTTTAGTAAGATAGTCAAAAACGTTAACATAAACATAGAAAAATACATAAAAGGAGATATAAAAGAGTTATATGAAGCTTCTTTTTATTTATTTAAAGCTGGAGGTAAAAGACTAAGACCATTAATTCTAGTTTTATCAGCTGACCTTTTAGGAGGAGATTTAAATAGGGCTTACCTAGCTGGTGCATCTGTAGAAGTTCTTCATACTTTTACTCTGATTCATGATGATATAATGGATGAAGATACAACAAGAAGAGGAATGCCTACGGTTCATGTGAAATGGGGTATACCAATGGCAATTTTGGCTGGCGATTTATTACATGCAAAGGCTTTTGAAATTTTGAATGACGCTTTTAGAGGTATGAGTAGTAACAAAATAACTAGAGCCTTTGAAATTTTTACAAAAACTATAATAATTATTTCTGAAGGTCAAGCTTTAGATATGCAGTTTGAGGATAAAGTTACGGTAAGTGAGGAAGAATATTTAGATATGATAAAAAGGAAAACAGCAATACTCTTTTCTTCCTCAGCGGCTTTGGGTGGTTTAATTGCTGCTGATGACGAAAAAGAAATTCAAGTACTAGCAGATTACGGCTTGAATTTAGGTATCTCTTTTCAAATAGTTGATGATATTTTAGGCCTGACAGCAGATGAAAAGGAACTAGGGAAACCGATTTATAGTGATATTAGGGAAGGTAAGAAGACAATTCTAGTAATTAAAACTATGAAAGAAGCTAGCGAAGATGAAAAGAAAATACTTCTAAAAGTACTAGGAAATAAAACTGCTAGCAAGGACGAACTTACGACTGCAGCTGAAATTATAAGGAAATATTCTCTCGAATATGCTTATAATAGAGCTGAAGAATATGCGAGAAAAGCAATAGAAGCATTAGAGTCTATTGATTGGAAAAATAATGAGGCTGGAAAGGCTTTAAAATATTTAGCGGAGTTTACGGTAAAAAGGAGAAAATGA